One region of Danio rerio strain Tuebingen ecotype United States chromosome 5, GRCz12tu, whole genome shotgun sequence genomic DNA includes:
- the si:dkey-245n4.2 gene encoding uncharacterized protein si:dkey-245n4.2, translated as MMDIFWRGFCTFLLTTLVFEEVTGLMIRNEELKKCVRVNEDEVSSRLTLQECRADSALQEWLWNPETRSLSNPKTGGCLTAPQIQEHESVWLQECRSEEKDREGQSWSCSKKGLLTLHGKGLHLSARHDSSKVFLSKDRGKGSKWRTLANHTVCEETESTLQNQNMLQESQQTISTGPRILTQIRYWHSGSNVQTSKIKSTEATQTSDSMSETQGSAEPRDPSVNVFTTDYGTGWKMTMMLLSILALLLGLVILTLNIYQNRRKKTVVVLKSYTPTGDASLPGSPVPSERAPLTRHPMKPAQSASIQRGEILVEWKDGTVTPLFETYLTD; from the exons ATGATGGATATCTTTTGGAGAGGATTCTGCACTTTTCTACTCACAACACTTGTTTTTGAAG AAGTGACAGGACTCATGATAAGGAACGAAGAGCTAAAAAAGTGTGTAAGGGTAAATGAAGATGAGGTTAGCAGCAGGCTTACCCTACAGGAGTGCAGAGCAGATTCAGCTCTGCAAGAGTGGCTCTGGAACCCAGAGACTCGCTCCCTGAGCAACCCTAAGACAGGAGGGTGTTTAACTGCACCCCAGATCCAAGAGCATGAGAGCGTGTGGTTGCAGGAGTGCAGATCTGAGGAGAAGGATCGTGAGGGCCAGTCCTGGAGCTGCTCTAAAAAGGGTCTCCTCACATTACATGGCAAGGGTCTGCACCTGAGCGCACGTCATGATTCCTCCAAGGTCTTCCTTTCCAAAGATCGTGGGAAAGGCAGCAAGTGGAGGACCCTGGCTAATCATACGGTATGCGAGGAGACAGAGAGCACACTCCAAAACCAGAATATGTTGCAAGAGTCTCAACAGACAATTTCAACCGGACCCCGAATCCTCACTCAAATTCGCTATTGGCATT ctgGGAGTAATGTCCAGACCTCCAAAATAAAGTCCACCGAAGCAACACAGACTTCAGATTCAATGTCTGAAACTCAAGGCAGTGCAGAGCCAAGAGATCCTTCTGTTAATGTCTTTACAACAGACTATG gtacaggctggaaaatgacaatGATGCTTCTGAGCATCTTGGCCCTGTTACTCGGGCTTGTGATCCTGACCCTTAACATCTACCAGAACAG GAGAAAGAAGACAGTGGTGGTGTTGAAATCCTACACACCAACAGGAGATGCCAGTCTGCCAGGGTCTCCAGTGCCCAGTGAGAGAGCCCCTTTAACCAGACACCCTATGAAACCTGCTCAGTCCGCCTCCATCCAGCGGGGCGAGATCCTTGTCGAGTGGAAAGACGGAACAGTCACCCCACTGTTTGAAACATATCTAACCGATTAA
- the wdr54 gene encoding WD repeat-containing protein 54 isoform X1 produces the protein MAKMYHKEKSIQIKSSASALYNNLSVLRIAPRCLTYFTVVHANVVNMVSASWDGLNYSHRQLQSKEGNVATSSSLIMQAAWCVLPSRDLLVLTSQKGIQMYESDGSIMVYWHALETPETPTAKAVFARGIAAVREKFICVGVSSGSVLVFDVPSKGSNITLSEVLEEHKEAITDMASECSGNMECIGDLVSADDSGLLCVWKSGEDFQLLNKIPGFDTSCSSVKLWKGTVIAGYGTGQIRLYEAVTGILHAEVNAHARWIYSLDIAPFTGLVGTEPCIQSLLSAAEDSWVRVWHLSLTPETNSVEMEHMYNECVTDMQICGAKFCDGDGYAFAVTGYDLSEIIRYTQA, from the exons ATGGCAAAAATGTACCACAAAGAGAAAAgcattcaaataaagagcagCGCATCCGCACTGTACAACAACCTGAGCGTCCTGCGCATTGCACCACGCTGCCTCACCTACTTCACAGTGGTTCATGCCAATGTGGTGAACATGGTCAGTGCCTCCTGGGACGGCCTGAACTATTCTCACAGACAGCTGCAGTCTAAAGAGGGCAACGTGGCCACCAGCTCCTCACTTATCATGCAG GCAGCCTGGTGTGTCCTGCCTTCAAGAGATCTTCTTGTTCTCACTTCTCAGAAAGGAATTCAG ATGTATGAATCAGATGGATCTATTATGGTCTATTGGCATGCACTGGAAACACCAGAGACGCCTACTG CTAAAGCAGTGTTTGCCCGAGGAATTGCAGCAGTGCGGGAAAAATTCATTTGTGTAG GAGTCTCATCTGGCTCAGTTCTAGTGTTTGATGTTCCTAGTAAAGGCAGTAACATCACCCTGTCTGAGGTTTTGGAGGAACACAAAGAGGCCATCACAGACATGGCCTCTGAGTGCTCAGGAAACATG gAGTGCATTGGTGATTTAGTTAGTGCTGATGACTCTGGATTGCTTTGTGTGTGGAAATCCGGAGAAGATTTTCAACTGCTGAACAAGATCCCTGGTTTTGA CACTAGCTGTTCTTCAGTTAAACTCTGGAAGGGCACAGTCATTGCAGGCTATGGGACAGGACAGATTCGTCTGTACGAGGCAGTCACAGGTATACTGCATGCAGAGGTTAATGCCCATGCACGCTGGATCTACTCACTGGACATCGCCCCATTCACTGGGCTGGTAGGAACTGAGCCATGTATACAGTCT CTCCTTTCTGCAGCAGAAGACTCTTGGGTTCGAGTGTGGCATCTCAGCTTGACCCCTGAGACTAACAGTGTAGAG ATGGAGCACATGTATAACGAGTGTGTGACTGATATGCAAATTTGTGGAGCCAAGTTCTGTGATGGTGACGGTTATGCCTTTGCAGTGACCGGCTATGACCTGAGTGAAATTATTCGTTACACACAAGCCTAA
- the wdr54 gene encoding WD repeat-containing protein 54 isoform X2, translating to MAKMYHKEKSIQIKSSASALYNNLSVLRIAPRCLTYFTVVHANVVNMVSASWDGLNYSHRQLQSKEGNVATSSSLIMQAAWCVLPSRDLLVLTSQKGIQMYESDGSIMVYWHALETPETPTAKAVFARGIAAVREKFICVGVSSGSVLVFDVPSKGSNITLSEVLEEHKEAITDMASECSGNMECIGDLVSADDSGLLCVWKSGEDFQLLNKIPGFDTSCSSVKLWKGTVIAGYGTGQIRLYEAVTGILHAEVNAHARWIYSLDIAPFTGLLLSAAEDSWVRVWHLSLTPETNSVEMEHMYNECVTDMQICGAKFCDGDGYAFAVTGYDLSEIIRYTQA from the exons ATGGCAAAAATGTACCACAAAGAGAAAAgcattcaaataaagagcagCGCATCCGCACTGTACAACAACCTGAGCGTCCTGCGCATTGCACCACGCTGCCTCACCTACTTCACAGTGGTTCATGCCAATGTGGTGAACATGGTCAGTGCCTCCTGGGACGGCCTGAACTATTCTCACAGACAGCTGCAGTCTAAAGAGGGCAACGTGGCCACCAGCTCCTCACTTATCATGCAG GCAGCCTGGTGTGTCCTGCCTTCAAGAGATCTTCTTGTTCTCACTTCTCAGAAAGGAATTCAG ATGTATGAATCAGATGGATCTATTATGGTCTATTGGCATGCACTGGAAACACCAGAGACGCCTACTG CTAAAGCAGTGTTTGCCCGAGGAATTGCAGCAGTGCGGGAAAAATTCATTTGTGTAG GAGTCTCATCTGGCTCAGTTCTAGTGTTTGATGTTCCTAGTAAAGGCAGTAACATCACCCTGTCTGAGGTTTTGGAGGAACACAAAGAGGCCATCACAGACATGGCCTCTGAGTGCTCAGGAAACATG gAGTGCATTGGTGATTTAGTTAGTGCTGATGACTCTGGATTGCTTTGTGTGTGGAAATCCGGAGAAGATTTTCAACTGCTGAACAAGATCCCTGGTTTTGA CACTAGCTGTTCTTCAGTTAAACTCTGGAAGGGCACAGTCATTGCAGGCTATGGGACAGGACAGATTCGTCTGTACGAGGCAGTCACAGGTATACTGCATGCAGAGGTTAATGCCCATGCACGCTGGATCTACTCACTGGACATCGCCCCATTCACTGGGCTG CTCCTTTCTGCAGCAGAAGACTCTTGGGTTCGAGTGTGGCATCTCAGCTTGACCCCTGAGACTAACAGTGTAGAG ATGGAGCACATGTATAACGAGTGTGTGACTGATATGCAAATTTGTGGAGCCAAGTTCTGTGATGGTGACGGTTATGCCTTTGCAGTGACCGGCTATGACCTGAGTGAAATTATTCGTTACACACAAGCCTAA